From the genome of Desulfovibrio sp.:
GCGAAGAGAAAACCTGGGTAATGCCCAGGACACCCTCCCGCTGGTTATTCGGAAACAGTTCCGCCAGCCAGGCCACCGCGGCCACGAATTCCACGCTGACGCCAATGAAGACGAGGCAGCGCAGCACCAGAAGCATAGGCAGGTTGACGGAATATCCGCCAAGGAAAGCGGCGAAGGAATAGAGGAGGATGCTCCAGGTCAGGACGGTTTTTCGTCCGAAGCAGTCCGTCAGGTAGCCTCCCAGCAGCCCGAACACGCCGCCGGCCAATGCCGGAACATAAAACAGCAGGCTGAACCAGAGGGTATAGGCTGGTGATCCGGGCTGAATGCCTCCCAGCTCGAGAAGGGCCGGCTTGACGATCAAGGGAAGCATCAACAGCTCGTAGGTGTCGAAGGCAAACCCGAGGGCGGCAATCACGCAGACCAGCCATTGAAGCATCGTGAAACGCGGAAGACGCTGGGTGATGAAGCTCATACGCATGCCGATACGACGCCCCGTATGGTACGTGTTCAATGAATAAAACTGTTTGCCGGGGTACTCTTGGGCTAAAAACGGGGGCTAAGCAAGTGCGGCATCACGCGTGGCGATGTGTGAACCGTTGGTCCGCCCATCTTCATGGGAAAAAATTGGCAAAAAATGATCGGCAAAGAAAAAGGGACCCAGGCATTCGCCTAAGTCCCTGATTTCTTGGTGCGCCCGGCACGATTTGAACGTGCGACCTACGGATTCGTAGTCCGTTAACTAGTAGTTCCCATAACTTCCCGCATATTCCTATCTAGCTTGTTTTTAAACATATAATTAGACATGGTCATCCTGCTAATTCCCTTGATTTCCCGATGTCGGTTGTACTATGGTTGTACAACAAAGGCAACGGACCTTAATCCTGAAATTCGGAAGCAGGGGAGAGCGCCTGTCCAATCATGGAGGGATTCATGGCAATCCAGTGGATCAAGTGCAAATCGAAAGGCGTCAGGTACAGAGAACATTCTACACGCCGTTATCTTCGCAAGCCTGATCGCTATTATACCATTTTTTACAAATTTAACTGTAAGTTCCATCAAGAAGCAGTTGGATGGGCATCGGAAGGTCACACTGAATCAGAAGCCGAAATACTTTTTCAAAAACTTAAAACTAATCGGAATATCGGAGAGGGGCCTCAGACCCTTAAACAAGCCAAGCAACTCAAAATAGATCAGGATGAACAAACAGCTGCAAACAAAATGCTAGAATCCAAAAAGGCTCTTACATTTGGTAAGTTCTTCATAGCAACATATGCACCTCATTCGCTCACGACAAAAACAAAAAAGTCGACTGATCGTGAAGATCAACTCTTTCGACTCTGGATCTCTCCCGTCATAGGTGATCTGCCTTTTAAGAATATCTCAGCACTTCATCTGAATCAGATTATGTCTAATATGCTAGCGAAAGATATTGCACCAAGGTCTGTAAACTATGCCTTTGCTGTTATTCGGCAGGTATTTAATTATGCAAAGTTTTGCCATGTGTCTGAGATCGACTCGCCAACTCAAACAACAAAGATGCTAAAATTCGATAACCAAC
Proteins encoded in this window:
- a CDS encoding site-specific integrase; translated protein: MAIQWIKCKSKGVRYREHSTRRYLRKPDRYYTIFYKFNCKFHQEAVGWASEGHTESEAEILFQKLKTNRNIGEGPQTLKQAKQLKIDQDEQTAANKMLESKKALTFGKFFIATYAPHSLTTKTKKSTDREDQLFRLWISPVIGDLPFKNISALHLNQIMSNMLAKDIAPRSVNYAFAVIRQVFNYAKFCHVSEIDSPTQTTKMLKFDNQRRRFLTKEEASMLLKALKDKSDQVYAISLISFECGLRASEIFSLKWGDVSFENEQMMIWDSKNTKSRPAFMTENIKKLLMSFERGGRGDLIFPGREGVKINQISQTFRKVVESLGLNDGVSDPRQKVVFHTLRHTFASWLAQGDTNIYTVKELMGHSNLAMTQRYAHLGNGALKKAIKKLDGKIDITKLD